A part of Fusobacteriaceae bacterium genomic DNA contains:
- the rlmD gene encoding 23S rRNA (uracil(1939)-C(5))-methyltransferase RlmD → MNLKKGDVLELTIEKIVAGGEGLGYYGDFAVFAPMSVPGDRLSLRLISVKKTYARGLIEKILVSGPERVGGTENISFEDWQGCDFAMLRYEAQLKYKKIIVEETLKGVGKLSGVVVADVAPSPQITHYRNKIIEPFRRQQGKLITGFFRRRSHEVFAVRENPLNSVLGNRIIEALTALCDEAGLSVYDETSGKGLLRHVMIRTNEAGQAMVVLVTNSGAAGKKETQVLHRLKDKFPEIRSLYISLNDRATNVAIGKKNVHLWGEKTLREEIAGIRFHISPLSFFQINVKQAANLYRKAISLFGDIRGKTLVDAFSGTGTLAMLMAGEAGRVIAIEAVPEASEDGRRTAAENKIKNIDFMTGAVEDLLPKLTAGGEILDGVLFDPPRKGLDRHIPEVLAASGIPCIVYISCDPATFARDARALTTLGYDLTEVFPFDMFPMVSHVECAARFDRKQLTQQEA, encoded by the coding sequence ATGAATCTGAAAAAGGGGGATGTCCTCGAGCTTACCATAGAAAAAATCGTCGCGGGCGGCGAAGGTCTCGGATATTACGGTGATTTCGCGGTATTCGCGCCCATGTCCGTACCCGGCGACAGGCTGTCCTTACGGCTCATTTCCGTCAAAAAGACCTACGCCCGGGGACTCATCGAAAAAATCCTCGTTTCCGGTCCCGAGCGGGTCGGCGGAACGGAAAACATCAGCTTTGAGGACTGGCAGGGCTGTGATTTCGCCATGTTGCGTTACGAGGCCCAACTCAAATATAAAAAAATCATCGTGGAGGAGACCCTCAAAGGCGTCGGGAAACTCTCCGGCGTGGTCGTGGCGGATGTCGCGCCGTCGCCGCAGATCACCCATTACCGCAACAAAATCATCGAACCCTTCCGAAGGCAACAGGGAAAGCTCATCACGGGCTTTTTCCGTAGGCGCTCCCACGAGGTCTTCGCGGTCAGGGAGAACCCGCTCAATTCCGTCCTCGGAAACCGGATCATCGAAGCGCTCACGGCCCTTTGCGACGAGGCGGGTCTTTCGGTCTACGATGAGACAAGCGGGAAGGGGTTGTTGCGCCATGTGATGATCCGCACAAACGAAGCCGGTCAGGCCATGGTCGTCCTGGTCACAAACAGCGGCGCCGCCGGGAAAAAAGAGACCCAAGTCCTGCATCGCCTGAAAGACAAATTCCCGGAAATCCGCTCGCTGTATATTTCTTTAAACGACAGGGCGACAAACGTTGCCATCGGCAAAAAGAACGTCCATCTCTGGGGAGAAAAGACCCTGCGGGAAGAAATCGCGGGCATCCGCTTTCATATCAGCCCCCTGTCCTTTTTCCAAATCAACGTCAAGCAGGCGGCAAACCTGTACCGAAAGGCGATCTCTCTTTTCGGGGACATCCGGGGGAAAACCCTCGTCGACGCCTTTTCGGGGACAGGAACCCTGGCCATGCTCATGGCCGGAGAAGCGGGACGGGTCATCGCCATCGAAGCCGTGCCCGAAGCCTCTGAAGACGGCAGGCGGACGGCGGCGGAAAACAAGATAAAAAATATCGATTTTATGACGGGAGCCGTCGAAGACCTGCTGCCGAAGCTCACGGCAGGCGGAGAAATCCTTGACGGCGTCCTCTTCGACCCGCCGCGAAAGGGACTGGACAGGCATATCCCCGAGGTTCTCGCCGCAAGTGGAATTCCCTGTATCGTCTATATTTCCTGCGACCCCGCCACATTCGCGCGGGACGCCCGGGCTCTGACGACGCTGGGTTACGACCTGACCGAGGTCTTTCCCTTCGACATGTTTCCCATGGTGTCCCATGTGGAATGCGCGGCGCGATTTGACCGAAAACAACTCACACAACAGGAGGCATAA
- the rsmH gene encoding 16S rRNA (cytosine(1402)-N(4))-methyltransferase RsmH: MEQKTAETHIPVLYRETLDALVTARDGIYLDCTLGGGGHAEGILRALSPEGRLIGVDQDGEALDRAAERLAPWGEQVSLYRNNFENLDAVLYMSGVDAVQGILMDIGVSSPQLDDPERGFSYQHEAPLDMRMNREGGITARDIVNGYAEEELSRIIYEYGEERHARKIARAIAAERARKEIVTTTELVAVIRRAFPEKTLKHPAKRTFQALRIEVNRELEVLEKALRKAVAFLAPGGRLAVITFHSLEDRIVKNLYRELAAGCTCPPDLPVCVCGKKPAVKILTKKPLTPGPDELARNNRAHSAKLRVAEKL, from the coding sequence ATGGAACAAAAGACAGCGGAAACCCATATCCCGGTATTGTACAGAGAAACCCTGGACGCTCTTGTCACGGCCCGGGACGGAATCTATCTCGACTGCACGCTGGGCGGCGGCGGACACGCCGAAGGGATCCTCCGGGCGCTCTCGCCGGAGGGCAGGCTCATCGGCGTCGACCAGGACGGGGAAGCCCTCGACCGGGCGGCGGAACGGCTGGCCCCCTGGGGGGAACAGGTCTCCCTTTACCGGAACAATTTTGAAAATCTCGACGCCGTGCTCTATATGTCGGGCGTCGACGCTGTACAGGGGATCCTCATGGATATCGGCGTCTCCTCGCCGCAGCTGGACGACCCCGAGCGGGGCTTTTCCTATCAACACGAAGCCCCCCTCGACATGCGCATGAACCGCGAAGGCGGAATTACCGCCAGAGATATCGTCAACGGATACGCCGAAGAGGAGCTCAGCAGAATCATCTATGAATACGGGGAAGAGCGCCACGCCCGAAAAATCGCCCGGGCCATAGCGGCGGAACGGGCGCGGAAGGAAATCGTTACTACGACAGAACTTGTCGCTGTGATCCGCCGCGCCTTCCCGGAAAAAACGCTTAAACACCCGGCCAAAAGGACCTTTCAGGCGCTCCGAATCGAAGTGAACCGTGAGCTTGAAGTCCTCGAAAAGGCCTTGCGGAAGGCCGTCGCGTTCCTCGCTCCGGGGGGGCGTCTGGCCGTCATCACCTTTCATTCACTCGAAGACCGGATCGTGAAAAACCTGTACAGGGAACTGGCCGCGGGCTGCACCTGCCCGCCGGATCTGCCGGTCTGCGTCTGCGGGAAAAAACCCGCCGTCAAAATTCTCACGAAAAAACCGCTCACGCCGGGACCCGATGAGCTCGCACGGAACAACAGAGCCCATTCGGCCAAGCTGCGCGTCGCCGAAAAACTGTAA
- a CDS encoding YggT family protein codes for MRSSYILYQIITKAGRIIDIILLIRCIFSWLPWSFRNSALGRIVYTITEPFLAPIRRWLPNMGIDFSPLILMFVVGLIQRVLIRLIFL; via the coding sequence ATGCGCAGCAGTTATATTTTATACCAGATCATTACCAAGGCGGGCAGGATCATCGACATCATCCTGCTGATCCGCTGTATTTTTTCATGGCTGCCCTGGAGTTTTCGCAACAGCGCTCTCGGGCGCATTGTCTATACGATTACGGAGCCCTTTCTCGCGCCCATACGGCGTTGGCTCCCCAATATGGGCATTGATTTTTCGCCCCTGATTCTCATGTTTGTCGTGGGTCTGATCCAGCGCGTATTGATCCGGCTGATTTTTTTGTGA
- the pgsA gene encoding CDP-diacylglycerol--glycerol-3-phosphate 3-phosphatidyltransferase codes for MNLPNKLTFMRIILTVPFIYFLQASETHGIWFRLMAFVIFIVASLTDFFDGYLARKYDLISNFGKIMDPLADKILVISALVLFVKLDYIPAWMSIVVIAREFLISGIRMLAAANGEIIPAGKLGKYKTSSQMIVIILILLTGPAIKLGSARFPMMYLMLIPVILTVWSGWEYSVKAKHYLLNNI; via the coding sequence ATGAATCTGCCGAACAAGTTGACATTCATGCGCATCATCCTGACCGTACCGTTTATTTATTTTTTACAAGCCTCGGAAACCCACGGAATTTGGTTCCGGCTCATGGCCTTTGTGATCTTTATCGTCGCGTCCCTGACGGATTTTTTTGACGGTTATCTGGCAAGAAAGTACGATCTGATCAGCAATTTCGGAAAAATCATGGACCCGCTCGCCGACAAGATTCTCGTGATCTCGGCGCTGGTCCTCTTTGTGAAGCTGGACTACATCCCCGCCTGGATGTCCATCGTCGTCATCGCCCGGGAGTTCCTCATCAGCGGCATCCGCATGCTGGCGGCGGCCAACGGGGAAATCATACCGGCAGGAAAACTGGGCAAATACAAGACCTCGAGCCAGATGATCGTCATCATCCTGATCCTCTTGACAGGCCCCGCGATCAAGCTCGGATCCGCACGCTTCCCGATGATGTATCTGATGCTGATCCCCGTGATCCTTACGGTCTGGTCAGGCTGGGAATATTCCGTCAAGGCGAAGCATTATTTATTGAATAATATTTGA
- the rimO gene encoding 30S ribosomal protein S12 methylthiotransferase RimO: MKLALISLGCSKNLVDGENAAGILMKDGTTTLTDRPAEADVIIVNTCGFIEQAKKESVETILSVARYKQTGKLKKLIVTGCFAQRYREELLAAMPEIDAVVGTGDVAGIAETLRETERNERVVRCGDAGFLPDADTARFLTTPAHLAYLKIAEGCDRKCTYCVIPELRGPLRSRPVGDIVREAEKLAARGVKELNLLAQETTEYGRDLYGKPSLPKLLRELTGVGGIRWIRLYYLYPASFDDELLELLKNEEKLCNYIDFPVQHISDRLLKLMGRRMTGADIRKKLTKIREALPGAAFRTSVITGFPGETAAEFKELKEFLEEFCFDYAGVFPYSREEGTPAANMPGQIPGARKEKRAVELQNLQRDIADRKNRAMLGREVQVLVDKSAHGEDPPEGRMETQAWDIDGNVSIEEGAVEAGDFVTVRLEQNFDYDFTGTIVNKTI; this comes from the coding sequence ATGAAACTCGCGTTGATCAGCCTCGGATGCAGCAAAAACCTCGTGGACGGCGAAAACGCCGCCGGCATCCTCATGAAAGACGGAACGACGACATTGACGGACCGCCCTGCGGAAGCCGACGTCATCATCGTCAACACCTGCGGATTTATCGAACAGGCCAAAAAAGAATCCGTGGAGACCATCCTTTCCGTCGCCCGATACAAGCAAACAGGCAAACTGAAAAAGCTCATCGTGACCGGGTGTTTCGCCCAGCGGTACCGGGAGGAACTCCTGGCCGCCATGCCGGAAATAGACGCCGTCGTCGGTACCGGCGACGTGGCGGGCATAGCGGAGACGCTCAGGGAAACGGAGCGGAACGAAAGAGTCGTCCGCTGCGGCGACGCGGGTTTTCTGCCTGACGCCGATACGGCCCGGTTCCTCACGACCCCGGCCCATTTGGCTTATCTCAAAATCGCCGAGGGCTGCGACCGGAAATGCACCTACTGTGTGATTCCGGAACTCCGGGGACCGCTGCGGAGCAGGCCCGTCGGGGATATTGTCCGGGAAGCGGAAAAACTGGCCGCCCGAGGCGTCAAGGAACTCAATCTTCTGGCCCAGGAAACGACGGAATACGGCCGTGATCTCTATGGAAAACCCTCGCTGCCGAAACTGCTCAGGGAACTCACGGGCGTCGGCGGGATCCGCTGGATCAGGCTCTATTACCTCTATCCCGCTTCTTTTGACGATGAGCTCCTCGAGCTGCTCAAAAACGAAGAAAAACTTTGTAACTATATCGATTTTCCGGTCCAGCACATAAGCGACCGCCTGCTGAAGCTGATGGGACGGCGGATGACGGGCGCAGACATCCGGAAAAAACTGACGAAAATCCGCGAAGCCCTTCCGGGAGCGGCCTTCCGCACATCGGTCATCACGGGCTTTCCCGGGGAGACCGCGGCGGAATTCAAGGAATTGAAGGAATTCCTCGAGGAATTTTGCTTTGACTACGCGGGCGTTTTTCCCTATTCTCGCGAAGAAGGGACGCCGGCCGCGAATATGCCCGGGCAGATCCCCGGGGCGCGAAAGGAAAAACGGGCGGTGGAACTGCAAAATCTGCAAAGGGACATCGCCGACCGGAAAAACAGAGCCATGCTGGGCCGCGAGGTACAAGTTCTCGTGGACAAATCCGCCCATGGAGAAGATCCGCCCGAAGGTCGCATGGAGACCCAGGCCTGGGATATCGACGGGAACGTCAGCATCGAAGAAGGCGCGGTGGAAGCCGGGGATTTTGTCACGGTCCGTCTCGAGCAGAATTTCGATTATGACTTTACCGGGACCATTGTCAACAAGACCATATGA